The sequence below is a genomic window from Deltaproteobacteria bacterium.
GCTTCGGCCTGTTCCAGCGCGACCTGTTCGCTCTCGCCCGGTAGCTCTGGCAGCCTGATCTCGTCGGCTTCTTTGAGCGTCGGCAGTTGGCCCAGATCTTTTAGATTGAACAGTTGTAGGAAGTCATCGGTGGTGCCAAAGAGAAACGGTCGTCCCGGAACATCCTTGCGCGCCACGGCGCGAATCAGGTTGCGCTCCAACAATGTGTTGACCACCCCGTCGGCATCGACGCCGCGGATCGCTTCGATTTCGGCTTTGGTGATCGGCTGGCGATAGGCGATGATCGCCAGGGTTTCGAGAGTCGCCCGGCTCATGCGCGCTGGGCGGCCGCCGAGATATTTTTTGACAAAATCGGCGTTGACTTTCGCCGTGCGCAGCTGAAAACCGCCCGCCACCTCCACCAGCCGCACGCCGCGCTTGCTGTTTTCGTAGTCGCCTTGCAGCTCCCTCAACGCGCCGCTCACTTCGTCTTTGCCTGCCGCGTTGACGATCTCGACAAAGCGCTGCAGCGGTACTGGCCCGTCGGCGACAAACAGCAAGCTCTCCAAGACTGATTTTAAATCTTCACGTTCCATGCTGCTCTTCCTCAGCTTCGTCTAACGTCACCTGCTCCGCCGCCTGGTCCATGCCCACCGCTGCTTCGATCATAATCGGCCCCGACAGCTCTTCCTGGACAATGCGAATGGCGCGCACCTTCACCAGCTCAAGCATCGCGAGAAAAGTCACGACAACGTCCATGCGCGTCTTGGCGTCGTCGAACAACGACTCAAAGTAGACCTGCGCCTGCGCCCTTAGTCGATCGAGCAGCAACGTCATCTTCTGCCGCACCGTGATCTTGTCGAGAATGACTTCATGGACAACGTCCTTGGGCAAGCGCTCGATCACCCGTTGGATCGCTGCCAGCAACTCGAGCACCGAGATTTCGCGAAAACCGGCCGGCGTCGGCGTTTCCGTCGGCGCGGCGTTGCGCGCGAAGACGTCGCGGGTCAGTACTTCGCGCTGCTCCAATTGCTCGGCGGCGTCCTTGAATCGTTGATACTCGAGTAAGCGTTTTACCAGCTCGTCGCGCGGGTCGGCACCCTCGTCTTCGTCCTCGTCCGGCGCCGTCTCGCCGGCGGGTAGGAGCATGCGCGATTTGATATGAATCAAGGTCGCCGCCATGACCAGAAACTCACCGGCCACGTCGAGATTCAACGTCTGCATCAACTCCAGGGTTGCCAGATACTGCTCGGTGATCGTCGCGATGGGAATGTCGGTGATGTTCACCTCATTTTTCTTGATGAGGTGGAGCAAGAGGTCGAGGGGACCTTCGAAGATTTCGAGTTGGACGTTGGTGCTCACAGTCCCAAGGTCTCACGCACTTCGATCATGGTTTCGTTGGCTACTCTCTGCGCCCGTTGGTTGCCGTCGGCGAGAATCGCCTCGACTTCCTGGGGTTTGTTTTCCAGTTGCGCGCGCTTCTCGCGCACCGGCGCGAGCTCTTCGATGACATGCTTGATCATCACTTTCTTGCAGTCAAAGCAGCCGATGCCGGCGGTGCGGCAGCCTTGGGAGACTTCGGCGATTTCCTCCGGCGTGCAGTAAATCTTGTGCAACTGAAACGCCGGGCATTTCTCCGGCTCGCCGGGATCGGTGCGCCGCACGCGCGCCGGGTCGGTGGTCATCTTGCTGATCTTCTGATCGATGTCCTTCGGCGAGTCGGAGAGGAAAACCGCGTTGCCGTAGCTCTTGCTCATCTTGCGGCCGTCGAGGCCCGGCACTTTCTGCGACTCGGTCAGCAACACATCCGGCTCGGGAAAAATCGGCTTATAAATTTGGTTGAAGCGGCGCACGATCTCGCGCGTCAGTTCCACATGGGGCGCCTGGTCGACACCCACCGGAACTTTGTTGGCTTTGTAAATAGTGATATCCGCCGCCTGCAGCACCGGATAGCCCAAAAAGCCATAGGTCGACAGATCCTTGCCGACGATTTCTTTGATCTGCTCTTTGTAGGTAGGATTTCTTTCCAACCAGGGCACCGGCACGATCATCGAATAGAGCAAATGCAGCTCGGCATGCTCGCGGACGCGCGATTGGCGAAAAATCACCGAGCGCTCCGGATCGAGGCCGACGCTCAGCCAATCCATCACCATCTCGACCGTGCTTTGGTTGATGCCCTGGGGCGACGCGTAGTCCGTCGTCAACGCGTGCCAGTCCGCCACGAAGAAATAACATTGAAACTGTTCTTGCAGCTTGATCCAGTTGGTTAGCGCGCCGTGAAAATGACCGAGATGCAATCGGCCCGTCGGGCGCATGCCGCTAACGATCGTGTTCATATCTTTCCAGTCTACAACAGTCCGAGATAAAGCTTGATCAGAAAATGAGTCGGCGGATCGATCACGTTATCGAGGGTGCGCGTGAACAACAAAGCAAAGAGAATCAAGAAGCCAAACGGCTCGACCCGCGCCAGCAACGCCGAAGCGCGGTCGGGCAATAAACCGACCAGCACGCGGCCGCCGTCGAGCGGCGGCATCGGAAAAGCGTTAAACACCGCCAGCGCAACATTGATCAGCACGCCGTTCTTGGCCATCACGGCGATGGGCATGAAGAAGTTGGCCAGCGCCGACCCTGACGATCCGCCCACCCCAGCCAGCAGAGGCAGCGCCGCTTTGAGAAAAAGAATACAACCCAACGCTAAGATCAAATTCATCATCGGCCCGGCCAACGCCACCCACATCATGTCGCGCTTGGGATTGCGCAAATTGTAAACGTTCACCGGCACCGGCTTGGCGTATCCAAACAAGAACGGCGCATTGGAAAGGATCAGCATCAGCGGAATCAGAATCGTGCCGAAAAGGTCAACGTGGGCGATCGGATTGAGCGTCAGGCGCCCGAGCCGCGCCGCCGTCGGATCGCCAAGCCGATTGGCCACCCAACCATGCGCGATCTCATGCAGCACCACGGCCAACAACACCGGCAGCGCCCAGACTGCAATCTGTCGAATCGTTTCTTCCATGAATTCTCTATTTTGGCAACGTTTTATAGAGATACGGTATGGCCTGGGAAAACTCAAGGCAGCCAGCGAGCAACCAGGTTGCGCTTATGAGGCTCGGAGTTGGGCGGATCACAGACACGCGCGTTGACTTCCCGTGCCGCCTGCCGCAATGATGAAAACTCAACGAATTGCATTCCGTGAGCTCCTCTGAAGACCAGCCAGTCAAACCATGGCTCAAAGATTTTCTGCTCACCTGGGCGAGCCGCTTCGGCGTGTTTCTCGCGCACCATGTCACGCGGCCGCTGATCCCGCTGTACTTGATCACCTTCGGCGCCTCGTCCACGGTGATCGGCGCGGTGATGGCGGTGTTCACGATCACCGCGACGGTGAGCCGCATCCCCATCGGCCTGTTGATCGATAAGATCGGTCGCAAGCCATTTCTGCTCTGGGGCATCGCGCTGTTCTGCGCCGGCAAGCTGGGTTACATCTGGGCGCCGTCGATCGCGCTTATGCTGCCGTTTCGCGTGCTCCACGGCCTCGGTTGGTCCGGCGCCACCACCGCGGTGTCGACAATCTCCGCGGACATCGTGCCGCAGGCGCGCCGCGGCGAGCTGATGGGCTACGCCGGCATGGCGAGCAGCCTCGCCTCCGCGCTCGGTCCGGTGCTGGGCTTCGCCATCTATCATTCGTTCGGTTATCCGGGCGTGTTTCTCGGCGCCGCCTCGCTCCTCGTCTTGAGTTTTGTCTTCGCCGTGCCGGTGGCCGAACCGCAGCGTCCGCAAGCCACCGTCAAAAAATCCGCCCGCTGGATCGACAACCTGATCGTCAAGGAATCCCTCGACCCGGCCATCGGCGTGGCCTTTCTCTCTTTTGGCCATGGCGCCATTCTCACCTTTCTGCCAATTCACGCTCTGAAAATTGGCATGGGCAACCCCGGCATCTGGTTCGCCGCCTATGCCGCGTGCATTCTCGCCAGCCGCCCCATCGCCGGCCCGATCTCGGACAAAATCAGCCGGCGCGCCGTCATCATCCCTGGGCTGATCTTGAATCTGCTTGGCATCGTGCTGTTGGCATTCTCCACCTCTCCGACGCTGCTCGTCGTCGCTGCCATCATCGGCGGCTTCGGCACCGGCGCTGCCCAGCCCGCACTGATGACCTTGTCGGTGGATCAAAGCAGCGCCGCCCAACGCGGCCAGTCACTCGCTCAGTTTCAGTTCTTCTACGATCTCGGCATCGGTATTGGCTCGCTCGCCATGGGCGCGCTGCTGGATTGGGTCGATCAAAGTTTTCTAATTATGTATCTCACCACCGCCGCCGTCGCGCTGCTCGGCCTGTGGATCAATTGGCGAACGAAATAGCGGGAGGTAAGACAATGCTGATCGACGCCCATGTTCACTTGGACAAATACGGCGACCAACTCGACGCCGCTCTTCGCGAAATCGACCAACGGCGCATTTTCACCGTCGCCACGGCGATGGACATCCCATCGTATGTCGAATTGCAGCGCATCGGCGCCATGTCCGATTTAGTTCTACCGACCTTCGGCATCCATCCGCGCCGCGCCGCAGAGTATGCCGACCGATTGCCTGAACTCGCCCGCCATATCGAATCGAGCCCCGCCATCGGTGAGATCGGCCTGGACTTTCACTGGGTGCGCGACACTGCGACCTATCCGGCGCAGAAAAAGGTGTTGGAATATTTCATCGCCGCCGCCGGCGCGCAAAACAAGTTCGTCAACCTGCACACCAAAGCGGGCGAAAAAGAAATCTTAGATCTGCTGGAAAAGTATGAGGTCAAACGCGCCATCATCCACTGGTACTCCGGCCCACTGGACGTGCTGCGCGCGATGATCGCCTACGGCTGCTATTTTACCATCGGTGTCGAAGTGCTGTTTTCCGATTACATCAAGACCATTGCCAAGGCTGTGCCCGATCATCTGCTGCTAACGGAAACCGACAACCCCGGTGCATTACGCTGGCTCAATAAAAACGACGAAGTCGGCATGCCAAGCGCGATTCAAAGCGTCATCGACGAGTTAGCCATACTGCGGCAATCGACGCCCTTGCGAATCGAACAGCTCGTGCAAAGCAATTTTGCCCGGCTTATTAGCAGCGACCCGTGGTTGCGCGGCATCAAGCTGGATTTGTAAGACAGGTGGCGCGCTTTTCGCTCTGGGCCATGGCAAGATCGAGGCAACTCGGAGGCCTCTTATGGTAGGACAATCCACCGATCACTTGGCCACCAAGCTGGTCGAGCTTGGCGTCAACGTGATGCTCGCTTGCGTGCGCATCTTAGTGATCCTCGCCATTGCTTATGTGGCGATGAGATGCTTGCGCTTCGGCCTCACCCAACTAGAGACGCTGCTCATCCGCGCGGCCCAGGCGACCGACAGAGATCCTAACTCAGCCGCCAAGCGCATACGCACGCTCACCAGCGTGCTCTGGACCGTTGCGGTCGGGCTCATCTGGTTTGTCGCCGTGCTGATTTCACTCGGCCAGTTGGGCATCGATCTCGGTCCAATCCTGGCAGGCGCCGGCATCGTTGGTTTGGCCGTCGGTTTTGGCGCCCAGCATTTGGTGCGCGATTTGGTCAGCGGTTTTTTCTTGATTCTGGAAAATCATATTCGGGTCGGCGATACGGTGACTATCAATGGCACGAGCGGTGTCGTCGAAGCGATCTCGTTTCGCACCGTCACCTTGCGCGACCTGGCGGGGGTCCTGCATGTTTTCCCCAACGGCGCCATCAATACGCTGGCGAACCAGTCAAAGGGTTGGTCCGCCTACGTCATCGACGTGACGGTGAGCTACAAGGAAAACAGCGACCGCGTTGTCGACATCATGCGCGCAACGGCGGAAGAACTGCGTGCCGAGCCAAATTTCGCGGCGCTCATGATCGAGCCCATTGAGATCTTCGGCATCGATGCTTTCACCGACGCCGGCGTCGTCATCAAGGCACGCTTCAAGACTCAATCTTCACAACAACACACCGTCGGCCGGGAGTATCGCGCCCGCTTGAAGCGGGCCTTCGAAGCGGCCGGCATCGACTTCGCTCCGGTCCGCGCGGTTGCCCGTTAGCTTTGCCCTTCCCATTTTTCACCAAGCGTGTACATTGGACCGAATCGTTTATGAAGTTTTCTTCGATGGAGAAATCCGCGCGCCTTGACTGATTCGTCCCACTCTTTCACCCGAGCCGAGCTCGGACCGGTCATCGTCGTCAGTCTTATTTCCGCGCTGCGGCTGCTGGGAATTTTTCTCATGCTGCCAATCTTCAGTGCCTATGCGGTGCGCTATCCTGGCGCCAACCCGGCCTTGGCCGGCGTCGCGTTCGGCATTTACGCCTTGATCCAATGTGTTTTCCAAGTCCCGCTCGGCTGGGCGAGCGACCGTTGGGGACGCAAACCCGTGCTGATCGTTGGTTTGGCGTTGTTCAGCTTGGGCAGCGTCGCCTGCGGCTTGGCGACCAGCATCTACGGCTTGATCATCGGCCGCGCCTTGCAAGGCAGCGGTGCCATCGGCGCGGTCGCCATGGCCGCTTTGGCGGATGTCACGCGGCCGCAAGTGTTGGCCCAAGCCTTCACCATCACCGGCATCGCCATCGGCGCGGCCTTTATGCTGGGCCTGTTGACCGGCCCCGTTCTCGCCGCCCATCTTGGCCTTAACGGACTCTTTTACATCCTCGCCGGGGTCGGCATTCTCTCGCTGATTCTGGCGGCGACGTCGTTTCCGCGCGTGCAACGCAACCCCCATCGGGAACAAGCGATGGCGCTGCGGCCGATTCTCGGCGACCCGCGCCTGCGGCCAATTTTCATCGCGGCCTTCGTCCTGTCGTTTACGCTGAATCTTTTTTTCTTCACCTATCCTTTGAGCTGGACGCAGCTCGGCATGGAGAAAGTCGACCTATGGAAGGTTTACTTGGTCATCTTTCTGCCGAGCGTACTGCTGGTCTTCCCCTACATGCGGCGCGCGGAGAAGTCGGGGCACTTCCAAAAGCCGATCCGCGTCGGCTGGCTCACCGCTCTGCTCGGCTACGCGCTCTATCTGTTTGGCGCCCAATACGATTTTTTGCTCTACGCCGGCGGCATGGCGTTCTTCTTCGGCTACAGCGTCTACCAGCCCATGCTGCCGACCTTTCTCACCCGTCGCATCCCGCCCGGCGGGCGCGGCACCGCCACCGGCGTCTACAATCTGTTTGGCTTTGTCGGCTCGTCGCTCGGCGGCATGCTCGGCGGCGCGCTGATTTCAGTCTCGCCTGCGCTGCCAGAACTTTGTGGCGTGGCACTCTTGCTGCTGTGGTTTTTTCTCGGATTGCCATCGACCACCGAAAGCCCTGACACGGAAAGGAAGGTGGCGTCATGAACGTGCCTTTCACAGCGCGTGGCATCGCAATGCGCTTGACCCTCGTAGTCGCATTGACGCTGGCTGCGTGCGGCGGCGGCAGCTACGAAGAGACGGTGGCAGGCACCAAACTTCCCGTGCCCAACGGTATGAAGCGCTCCGGCGACAAACCGGTGGAGATTGCCCTGTTCGGCTTTGGCGCCGGCCAGGCGTCGTTTAGCGGCACCATGGAGCCAGACAAGCTTGTCGAATTTTACAAGAAAGAATTACCGGCCCGCGGTTGGCAGGAAAGCATGAACCTGCGCAGCGGCGCTGCCATGCTCGCCTACAGCAAAGAGGGCAAACGGGTGCTGATCGCGATCAGCAAAGAGCAGGACCAAACCTGGTTGAATCTCACCGTCGGCGGCGTGGGCAAATAAGCCGCCGTCAAGACCACGACGGTGGCTATTTCGCGACAGCACAAGCGACTGTCTAGCGCCGCTACTTTCCCAGCGAGACGGCGAAAATTCCCGCCACTACCAGTGCCGCGCCAAGCAACTTGCGTGGCGTCACAGTCTCGATCTGGCGCGCCATAAAGGGCGTCAGGATGGAGACAAACACCGTGTAGCTATTCACCAGCGGCGCGACGATGGAAACTCGCTCCATGCTAAAGGCGAGATACATGAACAAGAACGAACCTCCCGTGGAAACGCCGGACCAGACAAACCAACGCGCCACCTTGGCAGGCGGCCACGCGAATTTTTCTCCCTGTAGGTAGCGGGTAAAAAGAAAAATTTCGATGGTCGAGGTCACGGCCGCGATCGCCGCCGCGAGAATCGGCTGGCCGCTGCC
It includes:
- the scpB gene encoding SMC-Scp complex subunit ScpB, with the translated sequence MEREDLKSVLESLLFVADGPVPLQRFVEIVNAAGKDEVSGALRELQGDYENSKRGVRLVEVAGGFQLRTAKVNADFVKKYLGGRPARMSRATLETLAIIAYRQPITKAEIEAIRGVDADGVVNTLLERNLIRAVARKDVPGRPFLFGTTDDFLQLFNLKDLGQLPTLKEADEIRLPELPGESEQVALEQAEAEE
- a CDS encoding segregation/condensation protein A, giving the protein MSTNVQLEIFEGPLDLLLHLIKKNEVNITDIPIATITEQYLATLELMQTLNLDVAGEFLVMAATLIHIKSRMLLPAGETAPDEDEDEGADPRDELVKRLLEYQRFKDAAEQLEQREVLTRDVFARNAAPTETPTPAGFREISVLELLAAIQRVIERLPKDVVHEVILDKITVRQKMTLLLDRLRAQAQVYFESLFDDAKTRMDVVVTFLAMLELVKVRAIRIVQEELSGPIMIEAAVGMDQAAEQVTLDEAEEEQHGT
- the trpS gene encoding tryptophan--tRNA ligase; protein product: MNTIVSGMRPTGRLHLGHFHGALTNWIKLQEQFQCYFFVADWHALTTDYASPQGINQSTVEMVMDWLSVGLDPERSVIFRQSRVREHAELHLLYSMIVPVPWLERNPTYKEQIKEIVGKDLSTYGFLGYPVLQAADITIYKANKVPVGVDQAPHVELTREIVRRFNQIYKPIFPEPDVLLTESQKVPGLDGRKMSKSYGNAVFLSDSPKDIDQKISKMTTDPARVRRTDPGEPEKCPAFQLHKIYCTPEEIAEVSQGCRTAGIGCFDCKKVMIKHVIEELAPVREKRAQLENKPQEVEAILADGNQRAQRVANETMIEVRETLGL
- a CDS encoding site-2 protease family protein translates to MEETIRQIAVWALPVLLAVVLHEIAHGWVANRLGDPTAARLGRLTLNPIAHVDLFGTILIPLMLILSNAPFLFGYAKPVPVNVYNLRNPKRDMMWVALAGPMMNLILALGCILFLKAALPLLAGVGGSSGSALANFFMPIAVMAKNGVLINVALAVFNAFPMPPLDGGRVLVGLLPDRASALLARVEPFGFLILFALLFTRTLDNVIDPPTHFLIKLYLGLL
- a CDS encoding MFS transporter, with translation MHSVSSSEDQPVKPWLKDFLLTWASRFGVFLAHHVTRPLIPLYLITFGASSTVIGAVMAVFTITATVSRIPIGLLIDKIGRKPFLLWGIALFCAGKLGYIWAPSIALMLPFRVLHGLGWSGATTAVSTISADIVPQARRGELMGYAGMASSLASALGPVLGFAIYHSFGYPGVFLGAASLLVLSFVFAVPVAEPQRPQATVKKSARWIDNLIVKESLDPAIGVAFLSFGHGAILTFLPIHALKIGMGNPGIWFAAYAACILASRPIAGPISDKISRRAVIIPGLILNLLGIVLLAFSTSPTLLVVAAIIGGFGTGAAQPALMTLSVDQSSAAQRGQSLAQFQFFYDLGIGIGSLAMGALLDWVDQSFLIMYLTTAAVALLGLWINWRTK
- a CDS encoding TatD family deoxyribonuclease — its product is MLIDAHVHLDKYGDQLDAALREIDQRRIFTVATAMDIPSYVELQRIGAMSDLVLPTFGIHPRRAAEYADRLPELARHIESSPAIGEIGLDFHWVRDTATYPAQKKVLEYFIAAAGAQNKFVNLHTKAGEKEILDLLEKYEVKRAIIHWYSGPLDVLRAMIAYGCYFTIGVEVLFSDYIKTIAKAVPDHLLLTETDNPGALRWLNKNDEVGMPSAIQSVIDELAILRQSTPLRIEQLVQSNFARLISSDPWLRGIKLDL
- a CDS encoding mechanosensitive ion channel family protein; the encoded protein is MVGQSTDHLATKLVELGVNVMLACVRILVILAIAYVAMRCLRFGLTQLETLLIRAAQATDRDPNSAAKRIRTLTSVLWTVAVGLIWFVAVLISLGQLGIDLGPILAGAGIVGLAVGFGAQHLVRDLVSGFFLILENHIRVGDTVTINGTSGVVEAISFRTVTLRDLAGVLHVFPNGAINTLANQSKGWSAYVIDVTVSYKENSDRVVDIMRATAEELRAEPNFAALMIEPIEIFGIDAFTDAGVVIKARFKTQSSQQHTVGREYRARLKRAFEAAGIDFAPVRAVAR
- a CDS encoding MFS transporter, translated to MTDSSHSFTRAELGPVIVVSLISALRLLGIFLMLPIFSAYAVRYPGANPALAGVAFGIYALIQCVFQVPLGWASDRWGRKPVLIVGLALFSLGSVACGLATSIYGLIIGRALQGSGAIGAVAMAALADVTRPQVLAQAFTITGIAIGAAFMLGLLTGPVLAAHLGLNGLFYILAGVGILSLILAATSFPRVQRNPHREQAMALRPILGDPRLRPIFIAAFVLSFTLNLFFFTYPLSWTQLGMEKVDLWKVYLVIFLPSVLLVFPYMRRAEKSGHFQKPIRVGWLTALLGYALYLFGAQYDFLLYAGGMAFFFGYSVYQPMLPTFLTRRIPPGGRGTATGVYNLFGFVGSSLGGMLGGALISVSPALPELCGVALLLLWFFLGLPSTTESPDTERKVAS